The Nomia melanderi isolate GNS246 chromosome 6, iyNomMela1, whole genome shotgun sequence genomic sequence CGCACTTTGCGGCGTTAGACACCTGAGTTTCTCATATTCGGTGCGCTTCCCCCGTATCCCAATAAAAACGTCAATAAAACAGGGGAAAACAGTGTCGTCATGAATTTCAGCCGTCGTCCGCAGAGAGCCAGCGATTCTTAAACGATAAATTGGACAGGCATGTTGACAAGCCGCTAAGCTGGAAGCGTGGGATGCGTTACAACACCGGCGGATCCTGGGAATTTCCGGCCTGTCTGGATGTCGATCACACGGAACTGTCGATGGCCCTTTTACACTGTATAAACATGTTGCGACGAGCCTCGACATTTTTTTTTCCTATCTCTCCGCGCGCTGCCCAGCTCCGACGGACCCGACGCAGGGTCAACGGATGGCTCCACTTGGCCCATCAATTACGCTCGCCGCGGATTTATTAAACGCGGCGGCCGTGTAAATACGATATTTCGATTCGTTCCATTGTTTACATTTGATCGGATACGTGTTGATATATTAAACGCTGCTTTATACAACAAACAGACGCTCCAAGTTTATTCACATCCTACGCCCGGCTTCCCAATTTCACCCTTTGCCCTCGGCAGACTCTTTCCGACTGATTCGGTACAGCAAAGTTGTAAAgcttgatatttaaccctttgcactcggaagtatttcgttaggaatacttaatattttctaactagaagaagatatttgaaattaattcaacgagaaatcacaagtaaattgtgaaataaagctattttaccccaatatttcacacaatgcgttatgtacagtttaatattaaatattaagttttataatttcgcatcaaatcaagtggtgagagtcacctctcgagtgcaaagggttaacatttcatattcaatattaaacttgtAAATGCATCATTGCGCGAGATATTGGAATAGAATCATttgtaaacgtagatatagagtGAGTAGAATGATCTTCTTGTTCCAATGAATCGCGAAGAATGAAACAGTTCCATCGAGTGCTCTAGAGGAAAAAACTACAGTTCGATGGGTTAATTACTCGGTAACCCTAGTGTCGATTTCGAAGAGTTCGTTCGACTTCAAGATTGTTTCGATACCAGGAGAAAATAGTTTCTATTTCGGGTTAAATGATTCTCGACCGCATTATGCAGAGAATgggatttgttttaattaggGCGTAACGATGCGGCGCAACGGTGGAACGCTACTTAAAATTCCATACAGCGGTCGGCTTTTATTATGGAAACGCGAGACCGGAAGTCGCTCGAACGCAGCTTTTTTCCTTTATTCCACGCCCGGCCAATTGAACAGATTTTCCCTTCGCGACTGACGTTTCCCTTTGaagattcaaatgaaactttaatgaaaTTGCGTCGCGATGCTCCAATAACGTTCCAGCTCCTCGCGGGGAACGGATGCAGCTTCAAGACTTTCTTATTTCGATTCGGTTGAAATTGTACCGGAGATGCACCGGATATGCAATCGCCGCGATAAACTCGGGAAATAGTTCGGAACCGCTGGAACTCGATTTCTCTTGCTAAGAGGCTGCTGTCATCTGGATTTTTATCGCTGTTGACCACTGCCTTTGTCATCGTGAGTACTCTGGCAGCGTGATTGGTCGTTAacactcgacattctattttattgcgacctctacctgctttaacaattttttctgtatttgtagtattaaattgtaccatttaaaggtaacatttcaactcccgaatattcttgaataaataaatactgcgtcatattaaccctctgtaactttaaagtcacatatcagtatattggcatcttgatttatttcattttgcactcgaagcggtgaataaaattaaataatcagttaacttttacacgctcaggcatgaaagtttaacgtcattgtaacttgaaagttagaaaatatattcgtttgatgaaattattgaaactactgaatacattgttaattcgtattcatatgtggatatctatCAATTTTGTACATAGACTTTGTtacaataatgaacaaaaattcggcccataaagggttaagctgcaatcgaatgaactaacgtcgacgtgaacctcaaaccgAGAAACTAAGAGCACTTCGTAAGAACGCCACTCGGCTAACATCTGGATTAAGGCAGGAACTTTTCGCTAGAAGAAACTGATGATGGCAACGCTTTGTTACCTGTCATCCGTGTGCCATTTGCAATAACTCTCAGCGAATTCTTACGACTTCCAAGGAAAGTTGCGACGATTCTGTTTCGTTGATGGATCGTTTGACTCGAGCGAACCACCCATCAATCGAACAGAAAGATCGTTTCACTCTTAGAATTCGGATTCTTGTAGTTATTGACCCTTCGTTAACCTTCCTAATTTATTGACTGTTGTATTTgttaccagcaactcgaagaaaattcaatggaaaaagTATGTTCACGCGTAGATGAACGATACGCGCATAAAAACAAGTTATAGATGTAGTTTGCTGGTTTTTTATCGATTAGAGGTATAAACGttggaatatatttaataataagattTCCCAGTGTGTGCTAATTAATTTTAAGTGGCACTCGgaagccctcgagtgcaaagggtgaattaAACAATGGCCAATTAGTTTCTTATCGATTATTCGCGTTCGCTCGAGTTGCGTTAATAAATCAcgtctaattataataatacgaGTAAATTGAGTTCGTTTTCTATAGAGTTTGTAGATTTTAAGTATATGCAACGGGAAGTTCGATAGTTGAGTTCGAtgagaattgaatatttcaatgaaaagttCCTCGGAGATTGGATTATAGTTTGAATGTGAAAGTAGCTTCTTCGACTTTAATGGAATTTATGAAATACCGATGATTCTATAAACTGACGCGAGTTTGCGAAACGAACCGATGGAATACATAATACTTTGAGCGTTGATTCGTGGCGTAACGGTTTAATCCGAAATTCAAGGACCCAGtaattaatgaatgaaaatatctgTTATGGAAAACGTTGAATTAAACGTGTTCGATTTTCTGCGTTACAGGCATGTAACAGTTTTGatgtttacataaatattattttgtaaacgacGGTTTCTTTCAACTCGTTTATTCTTgggaaaaaaatcaaaatggcGTAGGTACAGAGGAATTGAATAAGTCGAGCGAAAATTAATGATCGAGACGTGTTAGTTGCTTTTACGTAAGATTCATGAATCGTTAGAATAAATATCATCGATCATGAATCGTTAAAAAAAAGTTATTCATAAATCGTTGAGTTAATAAATTTCGAATGCAAATTGTGACGTCATGTTCGATTTATTATCACATTACCTTCAAACGACCTTGAGCGCAGGTTATGAACAAATGGTCGAAcagataataatattgtattgtttaagaaagtttaaaaacattcattttattcaatcgAAACTTCTTTCAAACAATACTGTACCAAAAATGTCATTTGTTGAAATTGTTGTACCGTTTAAGGTTAGCTGATaaacttttttctttgtttagcaTATTACTTGTAGTTGTTTGTATTTAGAAtgtagaaaagaatatttcaaatcgtagaaaatgaatagttttaaaCTTTTACTAACTTGAACATTGTCTGCCTTGGAATTGGTGTTTACATTTTGGCGGTTGGCTACACTGAGTCGATGCTATAACGGACGCAACGTTCGAATTATTGTGACTGCACGGTTTTTTgacttgaatattttcattgcacAATTTTATGGAGATAGGTACATTTAAacataatctttttattttacagtGTATATGATACgtcagaaaaaatatttcaatacttcgtTTTCTAATCTTCGTTAACTGTATGTTataatttcaaggaatatcgcTTTGTTATTGTTTACCGTTTTGCCCTTCGTGTACCCAAAAGCTTTACTTTCTTAAGAGAAAGTATAGTATACTTCGTAGCTATTTTATGTATATGTGTTCCGTTTCTGTTTTAGGAGCTAATGAACTACTTCGTTTTATTTTCTGCATTATGACttcatgaaataataaaataagaacttGAGTCCATGATTGCTAGTAAACTAAGATGTCTAATTACAGTAAGTAAATTTTAAACATCTTTTATTAGCTAAGTTTCTATTTAGTCTAACATTTTCTTATCTTTATTCTAATTTCTACAGGGAATGATCTATTCTGTaaagtaagaaataaattaagagagaaagagaaacataTTAAGGATGtagataaaaatatgtattctgACGAAGAGATAGAGAGACCTGTTAGTGAATCGCAAGacttttgtttgaaactaactccAAATTCTGCTATATCTGATTCTCAAGGAATAATGTCAAGTGATGACAAAGATGTGATAGTGATAAGTGACTCTAGTTCTGATTGTTCTAGCCCTAAAACTGTTTCTTCTAAAtttaaatccaataaatattttaaatccaAACGTGAAGTACATATTATAGATTCTTCAAGTACTGAGTCCACGGATACTCAGGGAAAACATGTTCCTAACTTACAGAAGAAGAATAACAGACCCAaagttatcaatgattataaaaCAGATgatcattttattaaaagaaacaattctTTGTTTATATCTGACGATACTTCATCCAGTGCCACAGAATCAAATGAAAGGAATATTGAAAGTTCTGTTACAACTAAAACAACGTACTTTAGCTTTACCCCAGAGAATATGAAAGTTACATCGAAATGCAATACTCAGTTGTGTAATAATGTAAATGCAAAAAGTGTATTAACTACATATGCTAATAACAGTACAAATTCCAAAAGCACTGATGAACCTCCTAAAAGGATATCTAATAAGACTCAGAGTATTAAAAAGTTAACAAAAAAAGATgccaaaaatattatgaaaaatataaaggcAACAAGACAGGTTTATGAATCACCAAGAAGAgacaataatgtaataattaatgagaGCATAGACAATGGTATGCATCCAGCTATTTCATGTatgataaatttgaaagaaagtaCTAAAATTATTGACGAAACACCAGTAAGTTCTGAGAGTGATATTGTTCAAGATTCCCaaaagaatgttaaaaatgtatataaaaatcatattagtAAACTTGTACATACTCCACGTGAggataatattacaaataaagtatCCACTGAATTATCAGAtaggaaaaagaaacaaatttcagaATGGCTTATGACCAATACTCCTGATTCAAAAAGTGATAACTCTTTTGGTATGGTGCCTGCCAGTAACAAAGATGAGATAAGTTCTGGAAATAGTAGTTTAGAAAGATTAGAAATGAACTATGAAACCCCAAATAATAGAGAGAAAATACGTCAAGTActtataaatgaaagaaaaacaacAAATGAAGAGtccaataaaataattgtgtCTTCTGCAACAAGACAAGCTACACTTCTAGAGTACACAAAACGATCCAAAAATAATGTTCTTGAACTTCGTACGTCAACAAACAATTGTGCTAACAATATGATTTCCTCTCCTGCAACAAATCAACCACAAAATGTAAATATCATGGATTGTGCTGATATATTAGATAAATTGTATGGTAAATTATGGAGAAATAAGGCAGATGAGTTGCTTCCGAAGTCTGAACCAAGGAAGCAAGTAGTTTCCACAAAAGACAGAGCTGTTCAGACAGAAAGGTAAATTAAAAAGGCAAtcttttatttcataagtaATTATAGATAACTCCAAGCTAAACTTTTATTACaggaaaacaggaaagaaaaaaattgtatatacatCAGATTCAGAAGATGAAGATAGTACTGCACGTaagtaattacattataaaCTGCATTAATCTTGTGTctcattttgtattaaaatgttcatttgaaCTATATAGCGTTAAAAAACTTAAAACCACAAAGGTCgacaacaaaaagaaatattcaaacgaatATTAAGGTAAAAGACAGTTTCATTAACGATGAAACGTCATCGGAAAGTGGATGTGAAAGTTCCTACTACACTGCAGTGACAAATCCGAGATCATCGACAAACAATCCAAAGCCTAAACCAACACTTCCACCACATATACAGAAGTAAGAAACGTACatatctaatatttacaataaatgtatGAAGAGTTTCTTAATAATTTGGATGATTTCTTTTACAGAGTTATATCGCTATGTGACACAGATACTGAAGACGAAGATGAAGATAAAAATCGTAATAAAATACAGGATTTCAGAAGAAGGAAATTGTCTTTTAGCGAGGATGAGAGTAAAAGTTCAAGTACTAGTGAATTCGATCCTGGCGATGATGTACCATTAAAACCTACAAGCAAAAAAGGTAATACATATTTGTAAATCGTTTAGGTAACGTGTTATAAAGTTGTAATACATTTCCGTAGATCTCACTAAATCTTCACGGCAAATAGTTAAAAAGGACCCTATATTTAAACCAACTTCTGACACTCTAAAAAATGGGAAACAGGCAAGCTTCTTGGCATCTTTATCCGAAAATATTCCTTTTGCCAATGCACATCCAGATGCTAAGAAATACAGAACAAATTACAAAGCTAATAAGGAGAGTCTATGcagttatttatacaaattgtataatgaaaaagtatttaataagCAATTGCCAGAGAATATGAGCATTGAGTGGAATATTCGTATGAGAGGTACTGCtggattttgttataataagaaGTCTATAAAACCACTTGGAGGTGTTGCAAGATCATCAAGAATAGTTCTATCGACAAAGGtgtgtaattgtattattaataaaaataatatatccaatataaattggAACAACTGTTTTTGTATAGGTGTTGGATACACCAGACAGACTTCGAGACACTTTAATACATGAAATGTGTCATGCAGCAGCCTGGTTGATAAATGAAGTTTCTGATGGTCATGGTCCGTTTTGGACGGGAtggtatatattaataatattatttactgtcTTTATACTTATTCAAAATGACTGACGCATCCCACTTTAGGGCCAACAAAGCCATGAAGACATTTCCAGACTTACCACCAATTCGCAGATGTCATgactataaaattaaaactaagTTCACGTATAGATGTGTCGGCTGCGGATACAGgtactatattttatatgaaacttataAATTCGAGTATAGCCAAATTAATAAGTGCACGATCTTTGTAGTATTGGCAGGCATTCAAAGTCTTTGGATGTTGAAAGGAAACGGTGCGGTCATTGTTACGGAAAGTTTGAATTACTAGTGAACAAAACAACAAAATCTGGTACAGTTCAACTACAGACACCCAAGAGAGAACTCGGCGGATTTGCGCTCTATGTAAAAGAAAACTATAATTCTGTAAAAAATGAGTGTAATGTAAAGCATGCACAAGTGATGAAGATTTTAGGTCAGCAATTTTCAGCAATTAAAATTGCAAAGAATCAGGGAAATTCTGAGAATAATCTAGATACTCCtggttaaatgaattttaaatataatgtagatCATTGTTCAAAATGCTCCAATTTTTAACtgtttgtacatttttaacGCGGACGGGTACTTTCTGAGCACCCTAATTTTATACATACATGATAATTGACGAAACTGATTTTACCATTGCAGGCATTGGAATATAAGTTTTGgattgaattttctattatacTAAGAACgaagttatattaattatacagaTAAATAGATTTTTACAGATTGTATAGACGCGGCAGTGGTTTGTAAAgagtgtattataatattacaataaatgacATATAACAGGTAATTCACGCTTAATCGTAATCCATGAGGAATAAAATACCTAGCTAAGCtcattaaaaagtaaatatacattaatgCGATTGATTAATAGAGCATACATACTGATATGACGCCATTAAACAATTCACGTAGGTTGACCCATTATTAACACggttaagtatttttaaaaccGTCCAATAATCTAAGGGTGTTTAACTGGGTGCTCGCgggcactctagtgacactcccctcgCAAAAAGCTACTGCAAAAGAGTACTGCACATGCCTTCTCTTGTGACCTACCACCCCAGGCTGAAAGGAGTGAATGAACTGTCGCGAAATGAACATTATCATTATCTAGCAACGCTTGTGGCGTCATTTGCGGTAAAACACTGAAGCTACTAACCAATTAGCATCAATTGGTATGTCATTTGTGCCACCAATTATCACCATCACGATCTTctcaattgaaattcaaatatttcatttatattagtcaaagtatttataaaataaacaattcatacGTACATTAGTGCTCCAATTACTGCTCAATAAATTCGAAGAAGCAAAGAACTTTTTCAGAAAGATTTAGGCAACACTCACTATTTTAACTTTTTTGTATGTTTCATaagctatataatataatatttattaaacattctacCACGAATGATTAACAGATCTATTGTAAATAATCATTGTTAACGAGCgttcaatttacaaaattagcaatctgtagaataaaaatgttcttcaAACATCGATAATAGAGGATTCTTCTAACTTGTGGGTAAGGAAGGGTTTACCCTTACCCATGACTAATCCGCCACACTACTCTCCCTTCTAAAAAGATGCAACTTCTGTACCTGGAGACAAAGTAACTTCCTTCTTCCCTTCGTAGACCCTTAATGATTTTCCTTGTTTGAAAATGAACTTCCTTGTCCTGTTAGGAGAGAGGAAGGGTGCTAACTCTAGTGACATCCCCTAAAAAGTTACCCTCCTGCTACTTTTACCTGTGATTAAACACCCATAGAACTGCTCACATACACAGTCTCGACTCCTTGAGTGAGGTAGTGGAAGAACGTTGTTACCaagttactagcgtgaggggagtaaAGTTAGACACCTCTGCCACTATCTATTctcggttaacacgttcgcggacagtagaaatctcaatacatcggaaaaataggaaaaatataaatgccGTACTCCGAAAGTTAAagtgaataataattagaaaaatttaatgGTACATAGAATGAAATTCACGACAATGTGGCTTCTAAATTTGAATGTTCTGGCATTCACGTGATTTTGTATGGCAATGAagatgaatgctatagcattcacgtcGACGAACGTGTTAAGGCTGTTCTCAACGGAAATATCACCAGGCGTTGCGAACGTAACCGAGGATTATTTGAACAGTGGAAACGCATGCGTTGAGTATATTCCGTGGCGGCGGCATCAACAGCGCGCTCTAAAAACAGTCGAGCCGAAGATGGCGACGTGCGAGTGGCGGTGTCGGTTCGGTATTTAAGAGAAAGGACCATGTTGTTGCTGCAGTGTTCGCAGTCTTTCCGTGATTCGCGTTGAGTTCGTGCAAATGTAGGAATGTCAGAGGCTAAACGGGTACCTTTGCAGACCTTGGAGTTTCCGGAGTCCTTGGGCTACGCCGCGAAGAAcgagaaaaagggggaaaaggGCAAACAGCTCGCGCCCTCCTTCCGCTTCGTACTCACCCTGCCAGAGTCGAACGAGAAGGCATGTCCTGAGTTCAACTATGCACAGCTCCTCAAAGCAGAAGAGGTCAGTTTCTACCGTTTACTCGCCGATCGGATATATCCGAGGGGAAAAACAAAAGCCCACGACGCTTTATCCCATACGGTTGCCTCGGCCAAAACATCCCGACGGGCAAGGCAAACACCGGCTACGATATCGCTTCGCGTACCGTACTTTGACAAGAAACTGCAAAAATTCCAATGGGATCGACCATTTTCGTGTTGCACGAAACAAGGGGGACTCGTGCGCGCCGCTTAGGCGAATTGTCATGTCGTGATTATCGCGTGAGATCCAGGCATCTCGCGCGGCTACGTGCACGATTTTCTTCTGCGATCTCGACGCTCGTATAATACGGGCTCGCTTGTTTTTTCGGCCGTACAGAGCACCGTTGTTGTGTGTTTAGAGGCTAGGCAGAAAAAGGTGTGATCAATTCGAAGCCATCGAATAGAAAGGTCGTAACGTGTTGCCGGTGTGTGTCGGTGTCAACGTATGCTCGCATAAGGCAACGTCTGTTGAAAGCTTTCTTCGGGACCTCGCCACCGACGAACGTACGACAATCGTTTTCGCGATAGTCGTTCCCCAGAATGCACGAAATAGACGCGGAATTACTGTTACACGACCATACGGTCCGGCATTGCGACTTCTCCAAGACGAGACGTGACTGTTGCACGTCCGCCGTACCTACACTCGTGTCTCGTTTCACAATCGTTTCTAAAGCTGCTCCGCTTTCGTTCGtacgtttcttttattctttctttctttctttcttctccttctttttgTATTACGCGAAACGTTTTATCACGGTGATTTTACATGTACGCGTAGGAAATCCCGATCTTAATTTTACGATCGACGTGTTCGGCCGGAATTCGCGCCCACCGACGCTTCTCAGTCACGACGTTTTCACGTTAGACCGGACCCGTATCGTGCAATTGTTAAAACGTTCCATTATGtccttcatttttcatttcgatcAACTTTTACTTACGGCTCACTCCGATCCCATTGGCGGCgggttttctttaatatttctgtGATCTTCGAACGTAGACGAATCGCGATACGAAGACTGCCGGGATTGGGTTTTTCTTTTTTgcgtttttaaatatatattacgaatattttttttttattttttttttatttttgatggATCGTCGGTTAACGCGGTTCGAGCGAAGACACCAGTTGTACGAGTGTGATCGCGAGTTTTTTATTCTTAAGTTGGACGTTTTTCGTTTTGAATTGCATTAGTTCCTAGAAAACGACGATTGcaatgtaagaaaatattttttacgccTGTATCGCGTCGAATCAATTTTTTCTTGAAAACGGTTCCCGTATACTCGAACACTCGATATTCCTCTAAGAATAAATCGtattttacatttgaatttttttttttcaagtaTTATCATAGTGCGTAAGCACACTGTTGTTGCAAACAGATTAGTTGCATGCACAAACGTTAATAATGATAGTTATCCGAAGTTAACCACTGGCGTGTGCACATCTTGCCCATTGTCTACTAGCACTTCGCGACGGTATTGTTTATAAATGGTATTGTTTAcgaacattttatatataacatgtGTTTTATGGTTTTTTATACGTGAAATACATACGTTCGACGTTATTgacaattacattttattcttttttttgtacCAATCATTCGTTGTAGCGTCTCTGGTACTAGGGTAACAGAAGATAACAAGAAGTTGCCCGTCGCGAAAGAAAGAGCAAGAGCTATACTCTGCACGTAGCATGTGCTCCTGGTATCAGTGGATAGCTCATGCCCTCTTGTGAATCAATTTTGTCTTCTCTTCGGTTCCATTGTAAATGATCGATGTTTATTCATAgagtaaaatgtattaaattctcgcgtttataaataataatatattataaatttaatatatgcctacaattaattagaaacacgttaaatttaatttatcgaccctatattattcaatataatcGACACCGAcgcaaatttctttctttttctcttacctttttctttttctttttttaatgattattaatgatgaTTTTCCTatcgaaaaaagaaagagaaccgTAATCtttattctgttattttattaacgatAATAGGATAAGCTTTCGCGGGTAATGTACGCGAACGAAATTggattaaattttttatgtatcgACACGCgtaatacatatacatatgtatatatatatataatttacttcAATTACTCGGTGGAACGCAACAGCTGATGATTTGCGTACATGCGCAGTGCATGGactatttctgaatttttgataaaatagtgAAAGTACGCGCGCGTACGTTGTGGGTTAGTAGGCGATGTCCGGCTAATAATTGGATAACAATGCCCGTCGGGTTCGACGATGAAATGAATGATTATGTTGTGTTGCAGAAAAAACGTAGGAAAGATGTTAAACAAGAAAATACAAGCAACGGTCTCCCGTTCGACGACGACGGTGATGACGATGAAAAAATTCGCGACATGGCAAGGCGATTTGAAGCGAAATATGTATGTAAAACGTTATTTACGTTGATTCGCAATCATTCGGATGAAATGATTGTGTATCCGTGaatcaaattcattttttgcTGAAACGTGTTTTTGGTACAGGGAACTTCAACTAcaggaaggaagaagaaaaagtacGATGATTATGTGGATCTGGGTGCAGGATACGATGAGAATGATTCTTTCATCGATAATACTGATGCTGTAAGCAACATGCGATGTTCCTATGGAAGATACTTGCTGTGCtcgttgttttaatattaaatattattgtgttACTATTGCAGTACGATGAAATTGTACCGGAAGAGATGACTACAGCTCATGGAGGTTTTTATATCAACTGCGGACCACTTGAATTTAAGTCAGCGGATCACCACACCTTGGTtcacaacaataacaacaacaacaataataacaatagtaatgaTGAAGAAAGTAGTGAAAGCAGCGAAGAAGATACAGAAGATGTGGATAGTCCAAAGAGATCGGACAAACGAAATCATAGTTCATCGGATGAAGAAGAAGCTGAGGATATTACTGGTGATCAACCAAGAAAGGTAATCGACGTTATAATGCTACATTGTTTTTCTTTCTAAATTGGTATGTAAAATTGACAAATGTTATGATTTTTACAGAAACAAAAGGTAGATGAAAATGGTGAAAAGAAGTCTGCCCAGGAAAATATtgtcaaaaagaaaaagaaacagcaAAATTTACCAGAACAACAAAATTCTCAGCAAGATGGG encodes the following:
- the LOC116430092 gene encoding uncharacterized protein LOC116430092 translates to MSNYRNDLFCKVRNKLREKEKHIKDVDKNMYSDEEIERPVSESQDFCLKLTPNSAISDSQGIMSSDDKDVIVISDSSSDCSSPKTVSSKFKSNKYFKSKREVHIIDSSSTESTDTQGKHVPNLQKKNNRPKVINDYKTDDHFIKRNNSLFISDDTSSSATESNERNIESSVTTKTTYFSFTPENMKVTSKCNTQLCNNVNAKSVLTTYANNSTNSKSTDEPPKRISNKTQSIKKLTKKDAKNIMKNIKATRQVYESPRRDNNVIINESIDNGMHPAISCMINLKESTKIIDETPVSSESDIVQDSQKNVKNVYKNHISKLVHTPREDNITNKVSTELSDRKKKQISEWLMTNTPDSKSDNSFGMVPASNKDEISSGNSSLERLEMNYETPNNREKIRQVLINERKTTNEESNKIIVSSATRQATLLEYTKRSKNNVLELRTSTNNCANNMISSPATNQPQNVNIMDCADILDKLYGKLWRNKADELLPKSEPRKQVVSTKDRAVQTERKTGKKKIVYTSDSEDEDSTAPLKNLKPQRSTTKRNIQTNIKVKDSFINDETSSESGCESSYYTAVTNPRSSTNNPKPKPTLPPHIQKVISLCDTDTEDEDEDKNRNKIQDFRRRKLSFSEDESKSSSTSEFDPGDDVPLKPTSKKDLTKSSRQIVKKDPIFKPTSDTLKNGKQASFLASLSENIPFANAHPDAKKYRTNYKANKESLCSYLYKLYNEKVFNKQLPENMSIEWNIRMRGTAGFCYNKKSIKPLGGVARSSRIVLSTKVLDTPDRLRDTLIHEMCHAAAWLINEVSDGHGPFWTGWANKAMKTFPDLPPIRRCHDYKIKTKFTYRCVGCGYSIGRHSKSLDVERKRCGHCYGKFELLVNKTTKSGTVQLQTPKRELGGFALYVKENYNSVKNECNVKHAQVMKILGQQFSAIKIAKNQGNSENNLDTPG